The Phlebotomus papatasi isolate M1 chromosome 3, Ppap_2.1, whole genome shotgun sequence genomic sequence tttgaaagatcttgaaatttctaatcaaACTGTATAGGactcaatcggtaatgaatcatcacgagttcgagcacttcgcagaGCCTGGGACACATTGCAACccattttggtaaaaaaaatgtaaaataaagcaaaaacgCAATTTCTAATTTCCATTTTGCGTTTTTAGTTGAAAAGCATTTTCGATTTACTTGCAATAGTTTACCTAGATTATCAAATGCTTTtctattatttcatttttttttgcaaaataacgcacctctaattattaaaaatttcagttcaatttcaatatggttttaattttctgaaaaaaacatattgaatcGCTTTCCCCTAAATGTCTTTGTTTTGAACTTTTCTTtggaatattgaataaaattctgcaagtaatttcctgaaaaaaagtcCCAAATTtcgaagaaaatgaaaaagaaaatttatttttttttaaacaacaaaagaacaaaaaaaatgctttttcgtattgtattttttgcacttagggtgaaaggaacacctattgacactttaagaatttatcatgtcatacttattgacacttttagtACCGATTtagaatatgaaatttgaatataTCTTTTTATAGGAAAAggtagattacagaaaaaacatcatattacttgCACTTTAccaaatacattaaataaatttcatcattttgacaaaagtgtcaataggggttcgctgtcgaagaagtgttccttcgaccctataaattaataaaataaataaaaaatatttgcagtAGGAAAGTCTTTTCTGTATAAAAAAATCGTCAATTGCAAAAATACAAAGTCTAaaggaaaagtaaaattttacgtatttctgaaaagaaaaaaatctaaaaaaaaaaattgggagcaAAAAATGTCACTTGAATAAATTGATATGACTATTGCTGATTCAAGCGACGAAATACTTTctctaaaaaagaaaaagagtgaACTTACCTTAGTCGGTGTTGAAACTGGTGTCTTCTTTGCTGGTGCCACCTTTGGCATCGTCGCCTGCTTCGGTGGTCGTCCCACTCTTGCAGAAGCTGCCCCGGACTTTGGCATCTTTGGTGGCTCCTCATCCTCCGACAACTCAAAGTCCGACTCTGCAAAGTTCTTCCGCGGCGATTTCGTGCGTGCTGACACCCTCTTTGGCGTCTCATCGTCAACTTTGGTCCTCTTGGTGCGTTTTGGTGTCTTGGAAACACTCCCTGAGCGCTTCTTCGGCGAACGTTCCAGCTGGGATTCATCCTTGTAGAGTGACAGATCCACTGAAAAATCCCCCCaaataaattcagtttttttccctgtttgtttttttttctcctgaaaactaaaaaaaaagaaaaccctaAAGAACTTACATCCATCGGGATTCTCTTCTGTGACATCAGGTCTGGGCAATATTCCCTTCTCCACATCTAATGCCTTCTTCAGGATATTCTGTATCCTTTCCAATTCCTTCTCTGGCAACTTGTACAGCTTCTTGGCTTGCTTCTTCAACTCCACACTCGTCAGCACACAATCCAGATCGGTGATATCATAGAAATCGGGAATGTACATGGTGGAGTTGGCTTTCTCCTCCGACAGCCACTGAATACGAATCCTCGGACTGGATTTGTAAACATTGTGCTGAGCCTGACAGAGGAAGAAGCCTCCTTCGGCATTCCTCACTGCCATAAATTCACTCTTGTAGAACAGCACCAGTTTATCGTCGCTGTTCTTGCTGCCACTGGAGCTGCTCTCGGCATAGGATAGCTTGGACAGAAGTGCATACTCGGGCAGTGGACTCTGGTAGGGCACTGTTCGAGTGCGACTTCGTTTGAATCTGGCCGCCAGCGGCGACGAATCATCCGACGATGTTGAAACACTTCCGGACTGTTTGGGCGTCGTCTTAGCAGGCGGTGTCAGTTTCTCCTTCTTCGGCAGCGGTGCCTCCTTTACCACCTCTTTCGGCTTCTCCTTCTCTTTCTCCTTCTCCGGCACGGCCGGCGGAGCTGCCGGCGGAGCTGCCACAACTTTCGGCACAGCCGCTTTTTCTGCACTTCCCGGTGCTGCCGATGTCGAAGGCTTCGTGGCCGCAGCCGCTTCAGCCGCGGCGGCAAAGTTACTCTGTGGCCTCGTGAGAGCTGCCTGATTCTTCCTAGCCGTCTGCTTGATGCGCGGCGTCGTGACTGTGGCCAGCTTCATTGTCGTCTTCGACGGAGTCACCACAGTGGCCACTTTGCTGCTCTGAGGCGCCGGCTGGGGAGCCTTCGGCGGCGTCTGCGGCACCTGCTGCGGCGATTGTGCCTTGGGGACATTATTGTTGGCCTGCAGCTGACTCTGAGCCGCTGTTGTCGTGGCCACGGCCACGGGGGCTCTTGTCTGGGGCGGCGGAGCGGCTTTCTGTGGCGATGGCACCTTTTGCTGACTCACCACCGGCTGCTGACTGCCCGCCGGCGTATGCTGTACCTGAGCCTGCGAAGCCGCGGCCACGGTGGCCGTGTGATGTTGCTGCTGGACACTGGTCGGCTGAGAGGACATATGAGCCGGCGGCTGACTCGTAGTAGCCGGCTTGTGTTGCATCTGATACGTCAACTTCAGAGATGTCTGCCAAATAATTGCACAAAATCGAAATTACAACTTAACTCTTTCcagaccgcagcatatgctgcaagccaatttcacaattttttattcaaaaatatctaagctcaggaattaattgaggtcctacaaaaaatatcttacatttgaacatccttatagtttgtaatcataaacaagaataggatttttagcAGTTCtggataattaataaatattatttttcacagaacattcatatgctgctttgggtactcagagtcccaaaagagacgaaagagttaagacacCATTTATCTCATACACAGCACCATTTCTCCCTCATCCGAGACACTCTTTACTTTTCTACACagaggcgtcttctatacgaggggatttcgaaatgcacctcactgtgctatgcaccggcgaACAAGCGCCAGGCAAGTTGgcatttttatatggagctatttgaagccaactcataaattgatctcggactcagttcacagtgttccgaggaaaaaatgtatttaaagaaaaatttagtatatttatccccccatacggaaaggtatcttataatgcgaaaaaaacttctcactttttaaatactccctccgtttcgaaataagtcgtacatttggcgaaaaattagggattaaagaatagcttcagagaatgtttttgttatttgcaaatatcttgtgtatgaactatccatgttcagggataatatgggaaTCCTgccacgatggtaagttgaggaatcgatatgttgaagttgtccattttgcgcgttttttttaaagagctccggtagatagttaattactaaaaaaatggactgtgattaacatt encodes the following:
- the LOC129807841 gene encoding titin-like isoform X2 produces the protein MSYNPKPLQVSSVAAPSIAPSADGQPAGQNAPQQPPSISQAAKLTPQPASQLTQAVNNLHVLAAGGGERLAQMHLQQQMVNFQNQTLLFQQQAGNPSGEPLALTRVVAEAAAKQANGSVSIVPQAAAHGPSMAHQLHTTSLKLTYQMQHKPATTSQPPAHMSSQPTSVQQQHHTATVAAASQAQVQHTPAGSQQPVVSQQKVPSPQKAAPPPQTRAPVAVATTTAAQSQLQANNNVPKAQSPQQVPQTPPKAPQPAPQSSKVATVVTPSKTTMKLATVTTPRIKQTARKNQAALTRPQSNFAAAAEAAAATKPSTSAAPGSAEKAAVPKVVAAPPAAPPAVPEKEKEKEKPKEVVKEAPLPKKEKLTPPAKTTPKQSGSVSTSSDDSSPLAARFKRSRTRTVPYQSPLPEYALLSKLSYAESSSSGSKNSDDKLVLFYKSEFMAVRNAEGGFFLCQAQHNVYKSSPRIRIQWLSEEKANSTMYIPDFYDITDLDCVLTSVELKKQAKKLYKLPEKELERIQNILKKALDVEKGILPRPDVTEENPDGLDLSLYKDESQLERSPKKRSGSVSKTPKRTKRTKVDDETPKRVSARTKSPRKNFAESDFELSEDEEPPKMPKSGAASARVGRPPKQATMPKVAPAKKTPVSTPTKSPAKSKESPKEELAAVEVVVPKEIKPRGRKRKNSPVDPLALPLAKKTPVQTLPDTPAAASAAKGASVSAQKKSQTNSSVAQSTKKPAAKGKKAEAVPEAAKKSAISPLQQSKVSPKAKVGKAQDTVKEAAAGGRMTRGRKVAKKSK
- the LOC129807841 gene encoding titin-like isoform X1 yields the protein MSYNPKPLQVSSVAAPSIAPSADGQPAGQNAPQQPPSISQAAKLTPQPASQLTQAVNNLHVLAAGGGERLAQMHLQQQMVNFQNQTLLFQQQAGNPSGEPLALTRVVAEAAAKQANGSVSIVPQAAAHGPSMAHQLHTTSLKLTYQMQHKPATTSQPPAHMSSQPTSVQQQHHTATVAAASQAQVQHTPAGSQQPVVSQQKVPSPQKAAPPPQTRAPVAVATTTAAQSQLQANNNVPKAQSPQQVPQTPPKAPQPAPQSSKVATVVTPSKTTMKLATVTTPRIKQTARKNQAALTRPQSNFAAAAEAAAATKPSTSAAPGSAEKAAVPKVVAAPPAAPPAVPEKEKEKEKPKEVVKEAPLPKKEKLTPPAKTTPKQSGSVSTSSDDSSPLAARFKRSRTRTVPYQSPLPEYALLSKLSYAESSSSGSKNSDDKLVLFYKSEFMAVRNAEGGFFLCQAQHNVYKSSPRIRIQWLSEEKANSTMYIPDFYDITDLDCVLTSVELKKQAKKLYKLPEKELERIQNILKKALDVEKGILPRPDVTEENPDGLDLSLYKDESQLERSPKKRSGSVSKTPKRTKRTKVDDETPKRVSARTKSPRKNFAESDFELSEDEEPPKMPKSGAASARVGRPPKQATMPKVAPAKKTPVSTPTKSPAKSKESPKEELAAVEVVVPKEIKPRGRKRKNSPVDPLALPLAKKTPVQTLPDTPAAASAAKGASVSAQKKSQTNSSVAQSTKKPAAKGKKAEAVPEAAKKSAISPLQQSKVSPKAKVGKAQDTVKEAAAGGRMTRGRKVKNQMMGVTK
- the LOC129807841 gene encoding titin-like isoform X3, producing MSYNPKPLQVSSVAAPSIAPSADGQPAGQNAPQQPPSISQAAKLTPQPASQLTQAVNNLHVLAAGGGERLAQMHLQQQMVNFQNQTLLFQQQAGNPSGEPLALTRVVAEAAAKQANGSVSIVPQAAAHGPSMAHQLHTTSLKLTYQMQHKPATTSQPPAHMSSQPTSVQQQHHTATVAAASQAQVQHTPAGSQQPVVSQQKVPSPQKAAPPPQTRAPVAVATTTAAQSQLQANNNVPKAQSPQQVPQTPPKAPQPAPQSSKVATVVTPSKTTMKLATVTTPRIKQTARKNQAALTRPQSNFAAAAEAAAATKPSTSAAPGSAEKAAVPKVVAAPPAAPPAVPEKEKEKEKPKEVVKEAPLPKKEKLTPPAKTTPKQSGSVSTSSDDSSPLAARFKRSRTRTVPYQSPLPEYALLSKLSYAESSSSGSKNSDDKLVLFYKSEFMAVRNAEGGFFLCQAQHNVYKSSPRIRIQWLSEEKANSTMYIPDFYDITDLDCVLTSVELKKQAKKLYKLPEKELERIQNILKKALDVEKGILPRPDVTEENPDGLDLSLYKDESQLERSPKKRSGSVSKTPKRTKRTKVDDETPKRVSARTKSPRKNFAESDFELSEDEEPPKMPKSGAASARVGRPPKQATMPKVAPAKKTPVSTPTKSPAKSKESPKEELAAVEVVVPKEIKPRGRKRKNSPVDPLALPLAKKTPVQTLPDTPAAASAAKGASVSAQKKSQTNSSVAQSTKKPAAKGKKAEAVPEAAKKSAISPLQQSKVSPKAKVGKAQDTVKEAAAGGRMTRGRK